In Azospirillum thermophilum, the sequence GGCCGCCTGGAGGTATCGGAAGTGAGAATGCTGACATGAGTAGCGACAAAGAGTGTGAGAAACACTCTCGCCGAAAGTCCAAGGGTTCCTGCGCAAGGTTAATCCACGCAGGGTGAGCCGGCCCCTAAGGCGAGGCCGAAAGGCGTAGTCGATGGGAACCAGGTTAATAGTCCTGGGCCTGGCGGAGGTGACGGATGGGAAAGCGTGTACGCCCTTATCGGATTGGGCGTGCTGTGGACCCGTCCCAGGAAACAGCCCCGCCGTACAGACCGTACCCGAAACCGACACAGGTGGACTGGTAGAGCATACCCAGGCGCTTGAGAGAATGGTGTTGAAGGAACTCGGCAAATTGCCCTCGTAACTTCGGAAGAAGAGGGCCCCATGGGTGGGCAACCACCTGTGGGGGGCACAGACCAGGGGGTGGCGACTGTTTACTAAAAACACAGGGCTCTGCGAAGCCACACAAGGCGACGTATAGGGTCTGACGCCTGCCCGGTGCCGGAAGGTTAAGAGGAGAGGTGCAAGCCTTGAATTGAAGCCCCGGTAAACGGCGGCCGTAACTATAACGGTCCTAAGGTAGCGAAATTCCTTGTCGGGTAAGTTCCGACCTGCACGAATGGCGTAACGACTTCCCCGCTGTCTCCAACACCAACTCAGCGAAATTGAACTCTCCGTGAAGATGCGGAGTACCCGCGGTCAGACGGAAAGACCCCGTGCACCTTTACTACAGCTTTGCAGTGGTGCTAGGGATCTCATGTGTAGGATAGGTGGGAGGCTAGGAAGCCCGGGCGCCAGCTCGGGTGGAGCCACCCTTGAAATACCACCCTTGAGGTCTCTGGCATCTAACCGCGCTCCGTGATCCGGAGCCGGGACCCTGCATGGCGGGTAGTTTGACTGGGGCGGTCGCCTCCCAAAGAGTAACGGAGGCGCGCGATGGTGGGCTCAGAGCGGTCGGAAATCGCTCGTCGAGTGCAATGGCATAAGCCCGCCTGACTGCAAGACCGACAAGTCGAGCAGAGACGAAAGTCGGCCATAGTGATCCGGTGGTTCCACGTGGACGGGCCATCGCTCAACGGATAAAAGGTACGCCGGGGATAACAGGCTGATGACGCCCAAGAGTCCATATCGACGGCGTCGTTTGGCACCTCGATGTCGGCTCATCACATCCTGGGGCTGGAGCAGGTCCCAAGGGTTCGGCTGTTCGCCGATTAAAGTGGTACGTGAGCTGGGTTTAGAACGTCGTGAGACAGTTCGGTCCCTATCTGCCGTGGGTGTCGGAGTTTTGCGAGGATCTGTCCCTAGTACGAGAGGACCGGGATGGACGCACCTCTGGTGTACCGGTTGTCACGCCAGTGGCACAGCCGGGTAGCTAAGTGCGGACGGGATAACCGCTGAAAGCATCTAAGCGGGAAACCCACCTCTAAACCAGACCTCCCCACAAGAGCCGTGATAGACCATCACGTCGATAGGAGGCGTGTGGAAGGGTGGCAACACCTGAAGCTAAGCCTTACTAATCGCTCGAGCGGCTTGATTTCAGCCTTCGAGCCGGCGCCGCGCGCAGCAGCAAGCCTGCCTGCACGCGCCAGCCAGACGCCTTGTCGATGACGCCCCTGGAGGGGCGTGTCCTTGGACGAAAAACACTTGCAACGCCGGGCCCGGGCCGCTACGACAGCGGCACGCGCCGGCAAGCGCGATCCCCGAGCGGGGGCGGACGGTGAGGCATCCTTGTGCCGCGGTGACCTGGTGGTCATGGCGAGGTGTCAAACACCCGATCCCATTCCGAACTCGGCCGTGAAAAGCCTCAGCGCCGATGGTACTGCATCTTAAGATGTGGGAGAGTAGGTCGCCGCCAGGTCACCACGGCACAAGTTGGCCCCGTCCTCCCAAGCTCAGGGTTCGCACTCTTCTCATCGTCATGCCGGTCCGCCCCGGACCCACGCCGCCCACGCGTTCCGGCCGGATGCCGGACCACGGTCTTCCCGCGGGGTGGAGCAGCCCGGTAGCTCGTCAGGCTCATAACCTGAAGGTCGCAGGTTCAAATCCTGCCCCCGCAACCACCGATACCAGACAGCCCGCCTCCAAAATGGAGCGCGGGCTTTTGCCTGTTCGGAGATCCCGCGCCTGAAATCCGTGCTTGGTCAGCGGTGTTTTCAGGCCACGGCGGTTTCAGGCCGCCGGGCATAGACCCAGGGCGGCGCCGAACGCCGCCAGGACGGCCCGCTGGTCGTCGAATTTGTCCGGACTCGGTTTGGGCTCGACGCTCATGGCTGGCTCCGGCGGGTTGGCGGCTCGTTGAGCGGCCAATTGAGCGGCCAATATGGTTGCCCTTACCGCACCCGCACACTTCGGGGCGGGTGGATTTCCGCTTGTCTGCGATCATGCCGCCCCCATATGCAGGTGATCGAAGTTGCTCTGGGTTACGCGTTCTCTGGCCTTGATCCAACGGCCGGGTCTCTTCCCGCAGTGAATTTGACGCCCCTCTCAATGTTGGGCGGGGCAACGCCAGAAAGGGAACTGACCCATGGCCAACGGCACCGTGAAATGGTTCAACGCGACCAAGGGCTTCGGCTTCATCCAGCCGGATGACGGCACGGCGGACGTCTTCGTCCATATCTCCGCGGTCGAGCGCGCCGGCATCAGCACGCTCAACGAGGGCCAGAAGCTCTCCTACGAATCCGTGCGCGACCCGCGCCGCGGCAAGGTGTCGGCCGAGAACCTGCGCGCCCTCTGAGCGCAGCGGACCTCGCGAGCGGAAGGGGCGGCTTCGGCCGCCCCTTTTCGTCTCTGCTTCATACAAACCAAAGCAAGGAACCGGCGGACCACACGCCGGCTGGAGGATCATATGACTTCTGCCCCACTCCCGCTCCAGGGTGCCGTTCCGGTGCCCAAGCCATGCACGGCCGTTGCCGACACCCGTGCTGTCCCGTCCCGAGCGCCGGAATGGCCTCGTCTGACGCGGTGCGAGGTGCGCCGGATCGTGCTCGACATCCTGGGCTGAGAGGTCGTTCGTTTCAGCCGGATGGCGACGGGCGCGCACAGCACCGATGCCGGCCGTGGCCGCACCGAACAGGGCTGCGGCGGTCGTGCCGGACAGCGCGCCCTGACGCCGGCGGTGGCGTCAGGCCCGGTCCCCGAACCTTCGGCGCGCCCAGGATTCCCGATCAGGTCAACGTCGGGTACGGGTTGTGCCCGTAGGTCCACTCTGCGGTGTATGGCTGTCCTGTCGCAGCCTGGATCAGCACCACGCTCGCAAAACCAAGGAGCCCGGCCGCCTGCGCTTCGTGCACGGCGCTGCTCAAGGCGATTGCAAAGCTTCGATAGGGGCCATAGACGTACCCGTCGGCATGGACCAACCAGCCGCCGTGTGTGTTGACGACACAAAATGCGAGTTCGGTTCTGCTGGGCATGTTGCTTCCCATGGGGGGGCATGTCGCGGAGCGGGACTATCCGGCGGTGTCCGACCGGTGGTTTGTGAGCGTCTCTTCCGCAGCCTTACGCCACCAGTTCCGGACGAGGCGATCGCGCCTCGCCCCAAGGAACGTTCGTCGTGTTGCTCGCGTCATAGAGCTGCTCGGCCAAAGCTTCGATGGCCTCTCTGTCCAGGTTGGCTCCGCTCATACGGTTCTCCGAAAGCATCCATGCCGGCGACGCCGATGTACTTGGATGCAATAGCCCTGACATTTGTGCTCTACATGAAGAATCAAGGAAAATATATTGGCGCGAATAAGGAGCCAATTATGATCGAAGTCCGCTCATCATTTGTGGGTGTGTTCGTCCAACCAACTCGCCGAAGGCGTGATCAACATGCGGGCCTTCAAGGCGGCCTGAGGCAGAGCGACGCGGAAAGCAGCCGCAGCTCCCGGCGGGGCTGCGGCTTTTGTTTGCTGACGACGACGCGGCCATAACGGGCGCGTGCCGTTGCGAAAGGCGCGTCTCCATCCCGAGCAGATTCGACTTGATCGCCCGCCGCGTGTCCCCATTTACCATCCAGGCGGATGGTGAAAGGATGGTAAGCAGATGGTCGACAACGTGCACGAGATCAGGCCGAAGGGCGGCGACAGCGAGAAGATCACGATCAATCTCGGCTACGTCGATCTCGGCCATATCGATCTGCTGGTGCAGGAAGGGTTTTACGCGAACCGCACCGACTTCATCCGCACCGCCATCCGCAATCAGATCGACCGCCACGGCGACGCCGTGCGGCAGGCGGTGACGCGCAAGAGCGTGGACCTCGGCCTGCGCCACTACACCCGCGAGGACCTCGAAGCCGCGCGGGACGCCGGGCAGAGGCTCGACATCCGCGTCCTGGGACTCGCCAGCATCGCCCAGGACGTCACCCCCGAACTCGCCCGCGCCACCATCGCCTCGGTTGCCGTGCTGGGGGCGCTGCATGCCAGCGCCGCCGTCAAGGCAGCCCTCGCGGACCGTATGCGGTAGGGCACCCGCCGCCCGCCGCATCCCTGAAAGGACACCGGGCCGGGTCTCCCAGCGAGCCCGCGTCCGAGCACAGAAAGCACCGATATGACCGACCGATTTCCCAGCGGTATGGCCGAGGCGACGCGCCTCACCCGCGCCGGCAAGCTCGCCGACGCGACCGCCCTCATCCAGCGCCTGCTGACGGGGGAGGGGGTGAGCGCGGCTTCCGACCCGGCAGGCGCCGGCTCCCCGGCCACCATCGACGTGAACCCCGTCACGGTGGGGGTGGCGGATGCGCCGCCGCACCGGGCCGCGACGGCGACGTCCGCCGGGGCATCCGCCGGCCGGTTCCATCCCAGGCCCCGGGCCGGTCTGGGCGAGACGCTGCGCGATCTCGCCAGGCGCGTGATGCCGGATGGCCCGGACCTCGGCGGCGGCGCCATGCGGCCCGCGGCCGACCCGCTGCCGGACGGCGCCTCCTTCACCACGGCGTCCTACCGCAACGAGGCGGGAGCGCGCGCCTACAAGCTCTATGTCCCCGCCAACCGGCGCGGCGGAGAGCCGCTTCCGCTGGTGGTCATGCTGCACGGCTGCACCCAGTCGCCCGACGATTTCGCGGCCGGCACGCGGATGAACGCGCTGGCCGAGGAGCACGGTTTCCTCGTCGCCTACCCGGAGCAGCCGTCCTCGGCCAACGCCAACAGGTGCTGGAACTGGTTCAGCCCGGACGACCAGCGGCGCGACCGCGGCGAGCCCTCGTTGATCGCGGGGATCACCCGCCGGATCATGCAGGATCACGGCGTGGACCCGGGCCGCGTCTACATCGCCGGGCTCTCGGCCGGCGGGGCGGCGGCGGCCGTCATGGCCGCGACCTATCCGGACCTCTACGCCGCCGTCGGCGTGCACTCGGGTCTGCCGCATGGGGCGGCCCGCGACCTCCCATCCGCCTTTGCCGCCATGCGCCAGGGAGGGGGAGTGGCGGTCCGGCGGTCCGGCGCCCCGGTCCCGACGATCGTCTTCCACGGAGACCGTGACACCACGGTCCACCCGCGCAACGGCGACGATGTCGTGGCCCAGTCGACGGCGGGTGTGCAAGGGACGCAGGCGACGGTGGAGCGCGGCACGGTGTCCGGCGGGCACGGCTACAGCCGCACCCTGCACGCCGACGGCTCCGGTCGGGTGCTGTGCGAGCAGTGGTCCATCAACGGCGCCGGTCATGCCTGGGCCGGTGGCAGTCCGGCCGGGTCCTACACCGATCCGCGCGGGCCGGACGCCTCGCGGGAGATGCTGCGGTTCTTCCTCGCGAACCCGCATCGCAGCGTGTCGTGACCTCCCGCCGGACCCGGCCCATGGCGCGGCCATCCGGCTGCGGCGTGGGCCGGCTTGCAGCAAGGCGGCCGCCGCCCGGAGGTCGATGACGCTGGGGCCGGATGCCGCGATGGCGCGCCGCATCCTCCAGCAACAGGCCGGCGGCCGCCACGCCGCTGGTGGTGGTCAGCGCCACCGGCAGCAGCCACTCGGCCATCTCGCGCTGGTCCGGTTGGGTGAAGGTCCGGAAGCCATAGATGGCGTACAGGGCTTCGAACTGGTCGTATCGGGGCTGGAAGCGGACGGCGTAGTCGGCGACGACGGACAGATCGGCGGGGCTGATGGTGCAGTAGCGGATCAGGCCGGGCTCGGCCGTCGGCAGCGCCTCGGTCTGGGCATCGGTGAGAGCGTGGCGGCGCGGCACGGTGGGGCTGTCCTGTTTGGAGTATGGCGCCCTCCCTTCGGGCATGAGAAAAGCCGCCGGGAAGCTGCCGGGCTGCTGGTGGGACGAGATGTCAACAAACTGAGACAGGCGGCCAAGCGCAAATCGGGCTCGTGGAGTACGATGCCGTTCGACATCAACTCTTCATCACGGAGGCACGCCGTCCATGACCGACGAGAAGGAGCAGCCCGCTGGCAGGCCAGTCGCGTTGACCGATAGCGAACTCGACGCTGCTGCTGGAGGTGGTGTGAAATACTATCCAACGGGAGCACTCCAGGGGCTCCCGATGGACGTTCTTATCGGACCCCCCTGGACCCAGGCATCCCCTCCTCCCTCACCCGGCAGAAGCCTGGCCAATCCACGTCCGATTGACCATCGTGGTCGAGGTGGCGCGCGAATGAACCGCTCCGGGTTTGTCGGAGGCCATTCGGCGAGTCACGCCGCCATGGCAGCGTCCTCAGCTTGGGCATGGTAGCGTGCTTCGGCTTCGGCGGGAGGAATACTGCCGATGGAGACGAAGCCCTGCCATGTCGACACGTATGTGAAATCGGCTACCCACAAGGCGTTCGGCCGTGGCGCCTGGAACTGCCGGTTCACCCGGTCGAGCGGACAGGATGCCGCCTTTTCGCTGACCGTCGTGCGCACCGTCTTGCCCCGCGTCGCCCCTTTCAGCCCCATGCGCCGCATCAGGCGAGCCACCGCGCAGCGCGCCACGTCGAAGCCGTCCCGCCGCAGTTGCCGCCAGACCTTCCGTACCCCGTAGACCTGGAAGTTCGCATCCCGGACCCCAGCCCCGCAACGTCTCCGCCGTGATCGAACACCATCCGCACCGTGCGCTCGCGGACTTCAGGGGCGTATTTGGGTGATGCCTGTTTCGTCATGATGACCCCATCCTCTCAAGAAACGGGGCCTCCGACCAATCCGGAGCGGTTCAGTCCCAGCAGTTCCCCTTGCGGCTCATGGATTGGACGATGCCGTGATCCTTCAAGGCTTTGCGGTACTGCGCCGCCGCGTACCGGCTGCCGCGGTCGGAGTGGAGGCTGCGGCTAGCGTTCCGATGCCGTAAAAGACAACTGCTTGTGCCGTGCCCGTGGTCAAGGCAATCCATCCGGTAGTTTTGTTTCCCCGATTCTTCTTAATCTTTCATAGTGGCAGAGATAAAGCGGAAAAAGCGACGGAAGAGGAATAAATTATTCCCGCCGGGATCATTGAAAATCCCGAATTTGTTATCTTTTCGCGCGGCGGCAATACGGGTCGGCTCCAATGCCGTTTCGCCAATAGCCATTGGCCATTTGTTTGCTCGGAGCCTGATCTGCGCGGTAAGCGCTGACGCGAATGGGGCGGCTGGCAATGAATGCAAGCTCGGTGCGAATGAGCATGGAACAAGAGCTCTGCCGCAGATTTGATGGTGCGACCTCATCCGGCCCCGATGACGCGCGCCTGAAGGATGTCGAGCTTGCCGCAGCCATACATCTGCCGATTCACCAACTTGAACTTGGTGACCTGCCCTCGGTCCGACCGTTGGACTACGGCAGAGTGATGGCCGCGATGACGGCATTCCGGTCCTTGACGGCCATGTTGGTGACGGATGTCATCAGGAAACCAGAGCCAGCAACAGCCCAGCACCGTCAAATCTGCGACAGAGCCCCTTTTCAGAGCCGATCCGGGGGCCCATTCCGATACCGGTTGGCAATCTGAGCCGTCAGATCAAATCCCGCGCCATGCCCGACCGGATCAGCAAGTCGGTATCCGGCGAGAACCGCGCCTTCAGTGGCAACATCGCCGCCCCCAGCACGCGGGCCATCGGGCCGATCGATCCCGCAATCACCGGCGCGGCCTTCAGCCCCGACCGGTTGAAGCGCTCCACCGCCGCCGACAGCCGGTGCGTGAAGCGGTCGCGCCAGGACGGCGGCAGGAAGCCGTCGACCACCACCTCCTGAAAATCGATGACGCTGAGCGCGGAGACGACGGCGCGCGACAGCTCGGCGCATGCCGTTTCGGCCCAGGCGTCGAAGATGGCGTCCGCCCGCTCGCCGCTGCCATCGGCAAGCGCGGCCGACAGCGCCGCCGACGGGTCGATCCCGGCAGCTTCCAACTCCCGTTCCAGCAGAAAGATGGACGCGCTGTGGATCAGTTGCCCCGGCGAGTTGCCCGGCCCGGCCGGACCCGTGGGCATCGAGCCGATGGCTCCCGCATTCCCCTGCTCCCCCCGATAGAGCCGCCCGTCAATCACCACCCCGCCACCGATGAAGGTGCCAAGATAGATGTAGAGCGCGCTGCGGCTGGTGATTGCATGGCCGGCGATCATCTCCGCCGCACAGGCCGCCGCCGCGTCGTTGTAGAGCGTCACCGGCAATCCGGTTTCGCGGGCGAAGGCGCCGCCAATGTCGGCATCGCGCCAGCCGTCCAGCGCCCTGGGCGCAAGCCCCAGTTCCGCCGACCAGGCGTGGATCTCGTCCGGCATCGCCACGCCCAGCCCGACCACCCGCGACCGGGCCGCCGGCGAAAGATGCGCCAGCAGCCCGACCGCCTGGGCGATCGCCGTGGAGATTGTCGGCTCCGGCAGCGGTGCGTCGTAGCGCACGCGGCTCGCCCCGAGTTCCTCGCCCAGCAGGTTGATCAAGATCGCTTCGACGCTGCGTCGGCCGATCTTCACCCCCAGCGAATAGGCCCCCTCCGGATTCGGCGCGATCGGGGTGGACGGCTGCCCGACCTGCCCGCGCACCTTGTCCAGCTTGACCAGCAGGCCGTCCTCCAACAGCCGGTTGACGATTACCGACGCCGCCTGTCCGCTCAGCCCGGTTTCCCGCGCGATTTCCGCCTTGGACAGCATGCCGGTCTGCAACAGCGCATGCATGACCAGCCGTTCGTTGTAGGCGCGCAGCCCGGTGGTATCGCCGCCCCGCATTCTCCCGCCGCCTCCCGCCTCTCATTCGAACGATAGTCCGTATAACAACCACTCTTAATAAAATCAAAGTGATTTATTTAATCGAGGCAGATCGCGATCATGGCTGCCGGTCCGATCGTCTTTGACCCCTCGCCACCCTAGCAAGCGGCAGCCGAAGGGGGCAAGATCTGCTGCAAAATCGGCCTAACCCTTTTCCGACACACCTTTCGCCTTACGCCACCCCCAACCGTCCCTCCGTGTCGATGGCAACCGCGACGGCGACTCGTCGGTGAATATCAAAATCAATATGATTTATCTATTGCGCCCCTCTGTTGCCTGCGCCATAGTGTTCGTACGCCATACAAACCGAATGCCGCAGATGCATCCGGGCGACTGGTCGCCGAGGCCGGCGGGATGAAAGCCGGGGCGCGGCCGAACAGGACATTGGGGAGGAAAACAGGAATGAAGCGTGCGCTTTCCTTGATCGGCGCGGCCGTCGCCGCGGTTCTCGGCGGCCCGACCCAGGCGGAGACTCTGTCGATCGCCACGGTGAACAACGGCGACATGATCCGCATGCAGAAGCTGTCGGAGCATTTCACCAAGGCCCATCCCGACATCACGCTGAACTGGGTGACGCTGGAGGAGAACGTGCTGCGCCAGCGCGTCACCACCGACATCGCGACCAAGGGCGGCCAGTACGACATCCTGACCATCGGCACCTACGAGGTTCCGATCTGGACCAAGCAAAAGTGGCTGATGCCGCTGACCAAGCTCGGCTCCAACTATGACGTCGAGGATCTGCTGCCCTCCATCCGCAGCGGCCTGACCACCGGGGGCACCCTCTATGCCGCGCCGTTCTACGGCGAAAGCTCGATGGTCATGTATCGCAAGGACCTGTTCGAGAAGGCCGGCCTGACCATGCCGGAGGCGCCGACCTGGGCCTTCGTCGCCGACGCGGCGCGCAAGCTGACCGACAAGAAGAGCGAGGTCTACGGCATCTGCCTGCGCGGCAAGGCCGGCTGGGGCGAGAACATGGCCTTCCTCAGCGCCATGGCGAATTCCTTCGGTGCCAGCTGGTTCGACATGAACTGGAAACCACAGTTCAACAGCGACGCGTGGAAGAAGACGCTGACGACCTATCTCGGCCTGATGAAGGACGCCGGCCCGCCGGGCGCCTCCTCCAACGGCTTCAACGAGAATCTGGCGCTGTTCCAGTCCGGCAAATGCGCCATGTGGATCGACGCCACCGTCGCCGCCTCCTTCGTCTCCAATCCGGCGCAGAGCAAGGTGGCGGACAAGGTCGGCTACGCGCTGGCCCCCGACACCGGCCTCGGCAAGCGGTCGAACTGGCTGTGGGCCTGGAGCCTCGCGGTCCCCGCCAGCAGCAAGAAGGGCGACGCCGCGCAGGCCTTCATCTCCTGGGCGACCTCCAAGGATTACATCGACCTCGTCGCCAAGGAGGAGGGCTGGGCCAACGTGCCGCCGGGCACCCGCAGCTCGCTCTACGCCAATGCCGAGTACCGCAAGGCCGCTCCCTTCGCCGACCTGACGCTGAAGTCGATCCAGGCCGCCGATCCGCAGCACCCGACGGTCCAGCCGGTCCCCTACACCGGCGTGCAGTTCGTCGCCATTCCCGAGTTCCAGGGCATCGGCACCGCGGTCGGGCAGGCTTTCTCCGCGGCGCTGGCCGGCCAGATGTCCGCCGATCAGGCCCTGCAAAGCGCCCAGACGCTGGCCACCCGCGAGATGACCAAGGCCGGCTACATCAAGTGACCGGCCACGCCTGACCGCGCGTCCCGCAACGTCGTTACCCAAGGGTCGAGCCATGGCCACCGCCCATTCGCGTGCAGCCGCGCGCCTGACGATGTCTCCGGCCGTCGTCCTGCTGCTCGGCTGGATGCTGATCCCGCTCGCGATGACGCTCTACTTCTCCTTCCTCCGCTACAACCTGCTGATGCCGGGGACGGAAGAGTTTATCGGCACGCTCAACTACCAGTATTTTCTGACCGATCCGGCCTTCTTCGCCGCGCTCGGCAACACGCTGGCGCTCGTCGGCGGGGTGCTGGTGCTGACCATCGCCGGCGGGATCGGGCTGGCCCTGCTGCTCGACCAGCCTTTCTGGGGACGGGGCATCGTCCGCCTTCTGGTCATCGCCCCTTTCTTCGTCATGCCCACCGTCTCGGCGCTGGTGTGGAAGAACATGCTGATGAACCCGGTGAACGGCCTGTTCGCCGCCATCGCCAAGGGGCTGGGCCTCCAGCCCTTCGACTTCCTGGCCGAAGCCCCGCTCTCCTCGATCATCCTGATCGTGACGTGGCAGTGGCTGCCCTTCGCCACGCTGATCCTGCTGACCGCGCTGCAGTCGCTCGACCGCGAGCGGCTGGAGGCGGCGGAGATGGACGGCGCCGGCGCGCTGGACCGCTTCGTCCACATCATCCTGCCCCACTTGGCCCGCGCGATGACGGTGGTGACGCTGATCCAGACCATCTTCCTGCTGTCGGTCTTCGCCGAGATCCTCGTGACGACCAACGGCGGGCCGGGCACCGCCACCACCAACATCACCTACCTCGTCTATGCCCAGTCGCTGCTGCAGTTCGATGTCGGCGGCGGCTCCGCGGGCGGCATCGTCGCCGTCATCCTCGCCAACATCGTCGCCGTCTTCCTGATGAGGATGATCGGCCGCAACCTGGACATCTGACCATGGCGCGCGCTGCAACCAACCGCCGCATGCTGGTCGTGACCCTTCTGGCCTGGACCATCGGGATCGTGATCTTCTTCCCCATCCTGTGGACCGCCCTGACCAGCTTCAAGACGGAGGCCGAGGCGGTGGCGACCCCGCCGACCTTCCTCGCTTTCGACTGGACGCTGGAGAACTATACAGAGGTCCAGCAGCGCTCCGACTATTTCCTCCATTTCTGGAACTCGGTCGTCATCTCGGTGGGATCCACCCTGCTCGGCCTGCTGGTCGCCGTTCCCGCCGCCTGGTCGATGGCCTTCGTTCCCGGCAAGCGCACCCGCGACGTGCTGATGTGGATGCTGTCGACCAAGATGCTGCCGCCGGTCGGCGTGCTGATCCCGATCTACCTGCTGTTCCGCGATTTCGGCCTGCTCGACAGCCGCATCGGTCTGGTCATCGTGCTGACGCTGATCAACCTGCCGATCATCGTCTGGATGCTGTTCACCTATTTCCGCGAAATCCCGGGCGAGATCCTGGAAGCCGCAAGGATGGACGGCGCCGGCCTGCGCGACGAGATCCTGTTCGTGCTGCTGCCGATGGCGGTGCCCGGCATCGCCTCCACCCTGCTGCTGAACATCATCCTGGCGTGGAACGAGGCGTTCTGGACGCTGAACCTGTCCGCCTCGCAATCGGCGCCGCTGACCGCCTTCATCGCCAGCTACTCCAGCCCGGAGGGGCTGTTCTACGCGAAACTGTCGGCCGCCTCGACCATGGCGGTCGCGCCGATCCTGGTTCTCGGCTGGTTCAGCCAGAAGCAGCTGGTGCGCGGCCTGACCTTCGGCGCCGTGAAGTAGGGGGGAACCCGCTATGGGTCAGATCACGCTCGACCGCGTCACCAAGAGTTTCGGCGACATCGCCGTCATCCCGCCGCTGGACCTGACCATCGGCAATGGCGAGTTCGTGGTGTTCGTCGGCCCGTCCGGCTGCGGCAAGTCCACGCTGCTGCGCCTGATCGCCGGGCTGGAGGACGTGTCGTCCGGCACCATCCGCATCGACGGCAAGGACGCCACCGTGCTGCCGCCCGCCCAGCGCGGGCTGGCGATGGTGTTCCAGTCCTACGCGCTCTATCCGCACATGACCGTGCGCAACAACATCGCCTTCCCGCTGAAGATGGCCCGGCTGGACAAGGCCGCCATCGACCGCAAGGTGGAGGCGGCGGCGAAGGTGCTGAACCTCACCAGCTATCTCGACCGCCGCCCGGGCCAGTTGTCGGGCGGCCAGCGCCAGCGCGTCGCCATCGGCCGCGCCATCGTGCGCGAACCGACCGCCTTCCTGTTCGACGAGCCGCTGTCGAACCTCGATGCGGCGCTGCGCGTCAACATGCGCCTGGAAATCTCCGAGCTGCACGCCAGCCTCGGCACCACCATGATCTATGTGACCCACGACCAGGTGGAGGCGATGACCATGGCCGACAAGATCGTGGTGCTGAACGCCGGCCGGATCGAGCAGGTGGGCTCCCCCATCGACCTCTACAGCCGTCCGCGCAACCGTTTCGTCGCCGGCTTCATCGGCTCCCCCGCATGAACTTCATCGAGGGCGAGCCCGCGCGCGGCGACGGCGCCGACTGCATCGGCATCCGCCCCGAACATCTGACCCTCTCGACCGAATCCGGCCGCTGGTCCGGCACCGTCACCGTGTCCGAACATCTGGGCTCCGACACCTTCGTCTATGTGCAGGTGGAAGGGATCGGCACGCTGGTGGCGCGGGCGGGCGGCGAG encodes:
- a CDS encoding ABC transporter ATP-binding protein: MGQITLDRVTKSFGDIAVIPPLDLTIGNGEFVVFVGPSGCGKSTLLRLIAGLEDVSSGTIRIDGKDATVLPPAQRGLAMVFQSYALYPHMTVRNNIAFPLKMARLDKAAIDRKVEAAAKVLNLTSYLDRRPGQLSGGQRQRVAIGRAIVREPTAFLFDEPLSNLDAALRVNMRLEISELHASLGTTMIYVTHDQVEAMTMADKIVVLNAGRIEQVGSPIDLYSRPRNRFVAGFIGSPA
- a CDS encoding TOBE domain-containing protein; the encoded protein is MNFIEGEPARGDGADCIGIRPEHLTLSTESGRWSGTVTVSEHLGSDTFVYVQVEGIGTLVARAGGEFPVHHGDRVWLTPQTEKLHRFDDQGNALSSVAAGAKVA